Sequence from the Rhodothermales bacterium genome:
CGGGCTTCTGCAATCCGTATTGCCCCGTGACCGCAATGACGGTGGATGTTGAGCGGGACAGCCTGTTCTGGTTCACGTGGAACGGAGCGTTCCCGGCGATTCATAGCCTCTTCAGATCAGATCTCGACGGTGGAGGAGTCACGCTGCTCGGGAGTTCCGACAACGTGGTCCTCGATATCGAACTCGATCGGGCAAACCAACAGATGTTCTGGATTGACGCCAAGTTGCCCGACGGTCTGGCGGACCACTCGATCCGACAGGTGACACTGGCCGGATCGGACGCGCTGGAGCTTCTCCATGTTATTGACGGGAAGCCCATAAACGATGGCCACCTCGCCGTCGATCGGTCCAGCGACAGAGTTTTCTGGATCACGAACAACCGGGCCATCCGGCGCGCGAATCTCGACGGATCGGAGATTCAGGACCTCGTGATGGTCGAAGGGGATTCGACCGTGCTGGGTGACATTGCGCTCGATCTTGCCGCCGGGAAGATGTACTGGTCTGCCACATACGGCGGCATCGTCACGTTCCCCGCCGGCGTCATTCATCGAGCAA
This genomic interval carries:
- a CDS encoding T9SS type A sorting domain-containing protein, which encodes MTAMTVDVERDSLFWFTWNGAFPAIHSLFRSDLDGGGVTLLGSSDNVVLDIELDRANQQMFWIDAKLPDGLADHSIRQVTLAGSDALELLHVIDGKPINDGHLAVDRSSDRVFWITNNRAIRRANLDGSEIQDLVMVEGDSTVLGDIALDLAAGKMYWSATYGGIVTFPAGVIHRANLDGTDVESVVSVDQAAIGAFAIDFSGSVGREILPEPAAASLGPAYPNPARNSTTISYSLARSATVTLTIYDVLGREVETVVAGHRSVGDHASGFDAGGLPSGIYLYRLQADGFSSTRMLTIVR